The Pyrenophora tritici-repentis strain M4 chromosome 2, whole genome shotgun sequence genome window below encodes:
- a CDS encoding FAA1, Long-chain acyl-CoA synthetase (AMP-forming) — protein MVQDLKKLMPQAKTYRSGPYTCEVPNAEKVEGETIPRRNLAAKDGLVTKPHDNVETLYDVLRHSAAKYGNAKAVGARRIVNIHEETKKVKKMVDGKEQEVDKKWQYFELSPYKYKSFVEFEKMALAAGSGLRSLGFAPSDRLHLFAATSMQWLASAHGAISQSMAIVTAYDTLGEEGLKHSMLQTNAKVMFTDPELLPRLVNPMKEAKDVQVVVYCTKNDPKQKDIDTLTQAHPHLKVISFDELVQMGESEPSEPVPPKADDLACIMYTSGSTGTPKGVMIKHRNVVSAIAGVDVIVGKYLGPGDVLITYLPAAHILEFVFENAVLYWGGTMGYGTIRTLSDASVRNCAGDIRELKPTVMVGVPQVWETIKKGIINKVEGGGALKSNMFWGAYAAKGFLLGTGLPGSGLLDAIVFNKVKEATGGRLRICMNGGGPIAKETQRFISIAITPMISGYGLTETCAMGALMDPLAWNEHALGEMPGSVEMKLVDFADAGYFSTNNPPQGEIWIRGGGVVDGYLDMPEETKESFTEDGWFKTGDVGEFNANGEIRIIDRKKNLVKTLAGEYIALEKLESIYRSAPIVANICVYAAQDRQKPIAIIVPTEPQLKKIAAAEGVSGDHLEELVHDKKINSAVLKQLQQAGQKGGLASFEMIEGVVLADEEWTPQNGLTTAAQKLNRKGILEHYQKEVDAAYGKSS, from the exons ATGGTGCAAGACCTCAAGAAGCTGATGCCCCAGGCGAAGACCTACAGGTCGGGGCCATACACATGCGAAGTCCCCAACGCAGAAAAGGTCGAGGGTGAGACGATACCGCGCCGCAATCTCGCGGCCAAAGATGGACTTGTCACGAAGCCCCACGATAACGTTGAGACGCTATACGATGTCCTGCGACATTCGGCCGCCAAGTATGGCAACGCAAAGGCCGTGGGTGCGCGTCGCATTGTCAACATACACGAGGAGACGAAGAAGGTCAAGAAGATGGTAGATGGCAAAGAGCAGGAGGTCGACAAGAAGTGGCAGTACTTTGAGCTTAGCCCGTACAAGTACAAGAGCTTCGTCGAGTTTGAGAAGATGGCTCTTGCTGCAGGCTCGGGTCTCAGATCACTCGGCTTTGCGCCCTCAGACAGGCTGCATCTGTTCGCTGCCACGAGCATGCAATGGCTGGCATCCGCTCACG GTGCCATCTCACAATCCATGGCCATTGTCACGGCGTATGACACCCTCGGCGAAGAGGGTCTCAAGCACTCGATGCTTCAGACCAACGCAAAGGTCATGTTCACAGACCCAGAGCTCCTACCCAGGCTTGTGAACCCCATGAAGGAGGCCAAGGATGTGCAGGTCGTCGTTTACTGCACCAAGAACGACCCCAAGCAAAAGGACATTGATACCCTCACCCAGGCACACCCCCACCTCAAGGTCATCAGCTTCGATGAGTTGGTCCAGATGGGCGAGTCGGAGCCATCCGAGCCCGTCCCTCCCAAGGCCGACGATCTGGCCTGCATCATGTACACATCCGGATCCACTGGCACACCCAAGGGTGTCATGATCAAACATCGCAACGTCGTCTCTGCTA TCGCTGGTGTCGATGTCATAGTAGGCAAGTACCTCGGTCCCGGAGACGTCCTCATCACCTACCTCCCCGCCGCACATATCCTCGAATTCGTCTTCGAAAATGCCGTACTCTACTGGGGTGGCACCATGGGCTACGGAACCATCAGAACTCTCTCTGATGCATCTGTGCGAAATTGCGCCGGTGACATCCGTGAGCTGAAGCCTACCGTCATGGTCGGTGTCCCGCAAGTGTGGGAGACGATCAAGAAGGGCATCATCAACAAGGTCGAGGGTGGAGGCGCCCTCAAGAGCAACATGTTCTGGGGCGCATATGCGGCCAAGGGCTTCCTCTTGGGCACAGGTCTTCCAGGCAGCGGTCTTCTCGACGCAATTGTCTTCAACAAGGTCAAGGAGGCCACTGGTGGCAGGCTCCGTATCTGCATGAACGGTGGTGGACCCATTGCAAAGGAGACGCAGCGCTTCATCTCCATTGCCATTACACCCATGATCAGCGGTTACGGTTTGACTGAGACGTGTGCCATGGGTGCGCTCATGGACCCCTTGGCCTGGAATGAACACGCTTTGGGTGAGATGCCCGGCTCTGTCGAGATGAAGCTTGTCGACTTTGCCGATGCCGGCTACTTCTCCACCAACAACCCACCACAGGGTGAGATCTGGATCCGCGGTGGAGGTGTTGTGGACGGCTACCTGGACATGCCCGAGGAGACCAAGGAGAGCTTTACGGAAGACGGCTGGTTCAAGACTGGCGACGTCGGAGAGTTCAACGCCAACGGCGAGATCCGCATCATCGACCGCAAGAAGAACCTCGTCAAGACGCTTGCTGGCGAATATATTGCTCTCGAGAAGCTCGAATCGATCTACCGTTCTGCGCCTATCGTAGCTAACATCTGCGTTTATGCCGCGCAGGACCGCCAGAAGCCCATCGCTATCATCGTCCCTACCGAGCCACAACTCAAGAAGATTGCTGCGGCAGAGGGTGTCAGTGGCGATCACTTGGAAGAGCTTGTTCACGACAAGAAGATCAACTCAGCGGTTCTGAAGCAGCTGCAACAGGCGGGTCAGAAGGGTGGACTGGCATCATTTGAGATGATTGAAGGTGTTGTGTTGGCAGACGAGGAATGGACGCCACAGAAC GGTCTCACCACGGCTGCACAGAAGCTTAACCGCAAGGGCATCTTGGAGCACTACCAGAAGGAGGTTGACGCGGCCTACGGCAAGTCGTCGTAG
- a CDS encoding purine permease, which yields MADMIGPDHTPKRSFGEKARRAVKAFTTKDGLVGTYDYAFLFRPNLPFMKKERRAAPFFGLNDRMPVLLALLLGFQHALAMLAGVITPPIILANAANLSSDQQRYLVSTSLVVCGILSSIQITRFHIWKTPYYIGTGLISVVGTSFATIPVATGALSQMYATGFCPTAADGTKLPCPDGYGAILGTCAVCALLEIGMSFTSPRILKKIFPPLVTGPTVLLIGVNLVTTGFQNWAGGSGDCQSRPESGLFRLCPNINAPHALPWGSAEFIGLGFSVFITIIICERFGAPIMKSTAVVIGLLVGCIIAGATGYFDKSTIDAAPAASFIWVNTFKLTVYGPIVLPLLAVYMVCAMEAIGDITATCDVSRLEVDGEMFDSRIQGGVLADGLNGMIAALCTITPMSTFAQNNGVIALTRCANRKAGYACCFWLIIMGIFAKFAAALVAIPSAVLGGMTTFLFSAVTVSGIRIISTMPFTRRNRFILTAGFTLGFGATMVPDWFAHVFTYDGPNAALLGFYNAIVLIMETGFAVVAFVNIVLNLVLPEEIEDEETPELTANEVDEPKDREEWARIRKVAEDVEGRASSEITPGKAA from the exons ATGGCAGATATGATCGGACCAGACCATACGCCAAAGCGTAGCTTTGGAGAAAAGGCACGACGTGCCGTAAAGGCCTTCACTACAAA AGATGGACTGGTCGGCACATACGACTATGCCTTTCTTTTCCGACCAAATCTTCCATTTATGAAGAAGGAACGTAGAGCGGCTCCTTTCTTCGGTCTAAATGACCGCATGCCCGTCCTACTGGCCCTTCTACTTGGATTTCAGCATGCCCTCGCCATGTTAGCAGGTGTCATTACACCTCCCATCATCCTCGCCAATGCCGCCAACTTGAGTTCAGACCAACAGCGCTACCTCGTCTCGACTTCGCTCGTAGTATGCGGTATCTTGTCCTCTATTCAAATCACGCGATTTCACATCTGGAAGACTCCGTACTATATCGGTACCGGCCTGATCTCCGTGGTTGGCACTTCTTTTGCTACTATTCCGGTGGCGACTGGGGCGCTGAGCCAAATGTATGCAACTGGCTTCTGTCCAACTGCTGCTGATGGCACAAAACTTCCTTGCCCAGACGGCTACGGTGCTATTCTGGGTACATGTGCTGTATGTGCCTTGCTCGAAATTGGCATGTCCTTCACTAGTCCGCGTATCCTGAAGAAGATCTTCCCTCCCCTAGTCACTGGACCAACGGTTTTGCTCATCGGTGTCAACCTTGTAACTACTGGATTCCAAAACTGGGCTGGTGGTTCTGGAGACTGTCAGTCTCGTCCCGAATCTGGTCTCTTTCGTCTCTGCCCCAACATCAACGCACCCCATGCTCTTCCTTGGGGTAGCGCAGAGTTCATCGGTCTCGGTTTCAGCGTCTTCATCACAATCATCATCTGTGAGCGCTTCGGCGCTCCAATCATGAAGTCCACTGCTGTCGTCATTGGTCTCTTAGTCGGATGCATCATCGCCGGCGCCACAGGCTACTTTGACAAATCCACCATTGACGCTGCACCGGCAGCATCCTTCATCTGGGTCAACACATTCAAGCTCACTGTCTACGGGCCCATTGTCCTACCCCTCCTAGCCGTCTACATGGTCTGCGCCATGGAAGCCATCGGCGACATCACCGCTACATGCGATGTCTCGCGTCTCGAAGTCGACGGCGAAATGTTCGATTCCCGCATCCAAGGCGGTGTCCTCGCAGACGGTCTCAACGGCATGATTGCTGCCCTCTGCACAATCACGCCCATGTCGACTTTCGCACAGAACAACGGCGTCATTGCCCTCACGCGGTGTGCGAATCGTAAAGCAGGTTATGCATGCTGTTTCTGGTTGATTATCATGGGTATCTTTGCCAAGTTCGCTGCTGCTCTTGTGGCTATTCCTTCTGCGGTGCTAGGCGGTATGACGACTTTCCTCTTCAGCGCTGTTACTGTCAGTGGTATCCGTATTATCAGCACTATGCCATTTACCCGAAGGAACCGCTTTATCCTCACCGCTGGCTTTACGCTTGGGTTCGGCGCTACTATGGTTCCTGACTGGTTCGCTCACGTCTTCACTTACGATGGGCCCAACGCGGCGCTCCTGGGATTCTACAACGCCATCGTTCTTATCATGGAAACTGGATTCGCGGTTGTCGCTTTCGTCAACATTGTGCTGAATCTTGTTCTGCCCGAGGAGATTGAGGATGAGGAGACGCCCGAGTTGACGGCGAATGAGGTTGATGAGCCAAAGGATAGGGAGGAGTGGGCGAGGATTAGGAAGGTGGCTGAGGATGTGGAGGGGAGGGCTAGTTCGGAGATTACGCCTGGTAAAGCTGCGTAG
- a CDS encoding Herpes-BLLF1 multi-domain protein → MRNTLLIASAFGGLVAALPQKINIAAAEAVPIPAILGPNPTKTAETSTYNQAAATKAAFAAVVNAGAIVKGTGPGAGKRDVNVNDACALQPGGAGSVPEDDSVDGYLASTNSLRKAAREASTPSGYTKSFTDLTGSTEQIGYMTYKNIEDGTYNVDQCAAFCDSEKFCLGFNIFAERDPKYNPAPDCTNPQPITNIKCSLYGYPVTAKTATNQGQWREQFHVVITASNGYSKLDGSACKPVPTVAGFNAPANLPAAINAPLITKDGSEYDTYNGMRLFNTNPYDPSLCAAACQAQTNFDKNHLANAKGEYKPCNFFTSYILTKNGVPLGTYCALYTQAWGADKAVNTGYFDGDDTYSVICAASYTATTLDSGVLPSAPAPAGRS, encoded by the exons ATGCGCAACACCCTTCTCATCGCTTCTGCTTTCGGCGGCTTGGTTGCTGCCCTACCCCAGAAGATCAACATTGCAGCTGCTGAGGCCGTCCCAATACCTGCCATCCTGGGCCCCAACCCCACGAAGACTGCTGAGACAAGTACTTACAACCAAGCCGCTGCTACCAAAGCCGCATTTGCAGCAGTTGTCAATGCTGGTGCCATCGTCAAGGGCACTGGACCTGGAGCTGGAAAGCGTGATGTCAACGTCAACGACGCCTGTGCACTACAGCCTGGAGG TGCTGGATCAGTCCCAGAAGACGACTCTGTTGATGGTTACCTCGCCTCTACAAACTCCCTAAGGAAGGCTGCTCGTGAAGCCAGCACTCCCTCCGGCTACACCAAGTCTTTCACTGATCTCACTGGATCCACTGAGCAGATTGGTTACATGACCTACAAGAACATCGAGGACGGCACATACAACGTGGACCAATGCGCTGCCTTCTGCGACAGTGAGAAGTTCTGTCTTGGTTTCAACATCTTCGCCGAGCGTGATCCCAAGTACAATCCTGCACCCGACTGCACCAACCCTCAGCCCATCACCAACATCAAGTGCTCCCTCTACGGATACCCCGTCACTGCCAAGACGGCCACCAACCAGGGTCAATGGCGTGAACAATTCCACGTAGTCATCACCGCCAGCAACGGATACTCCAAGCTCGACGGATCTGCTTGCAAGCCCGTCCCTACTGTCGCTGGGTTCAACGCCCCTGCCAACCTCCCTGCTGCCATCAACGCTCCTCTTATCACCAAGGACGGCTCAGAATACGACACCTACAATGGCATGCGTCTTTTCAACACCAACCCATACGACCCTTCTCTGTGCGCCGCTGCTTGCCAGGCCCAGACCAACTTCGACAAGAACCACCTCGCCAACGCCAAGGGCGAGTACAAGCCTTGCAACTTCTTCACCTCCTACATCCTGACTAAGAACGGCGTTCCCCTCGGTACTTACTGCGCTTTGTACACTCAGGCTTGGGGCGCCGACAAGGCTGTCAACACTGGCTACTTTGACGGTGACGACACCTACTCTGTCATCTGCGCCGCCAGCTACACTGCTACTACCCTGGACAGCGGTGTCCTTCCCTCTGCGCCTGCGCCTGCTGGTCGCTCTTAG
- a CDS encoding DUF1421 domain containing protein, giving the protein MVITVTQSSSPLPTSTISSTTSSTSSAAAQTHTIQVGLADHIFKPDTTVANIGDTIEFDFYPLNHSVVRAEYGFPCIPYEMIGNNKKGFFSGFKPVNAILSSPPTYRIRINDTNPVFFYCSAPGSCLNYGMVGAINPNASTSVTYQHELALNSTYMLNAGEPFPAESPLPSNLPTSSATASLSGSTPRSKKTLSAGAIAGIAIGALSVVVLAALLFFFWGRTKSLKDEVNRKAGTVRRLGPSNSSTAMLESSPTAGGRAAQAAIGGGSYQHYQQATATSPPPMEQQQQHMYSHHELGLNGTYPHQNFSTPAPSYFAPHNPQPLKYDMYSPIGHPAYSPPRLSHNNTLPQIPITAPFELPPTGDLHQHQHYPHNREHMHMSPAPTITTTNNTLGSFSPQSHFRSASPHCLASMDQEAKRGANSVATSPVQRQHEDAIPTYFESVYRRALVFMNGSNGPVEMQGSEV; this is encoded by the exons ATGGTAATCACAGTGACTCAATCAAGCTCACCGTTGCCGACAAGCACGATAAGCTCGACGACAAGCTCGACGAGCTCAGCAGCAGCACAAACACATACCATCCAGGTCGGTCTAGCGGACCATATTTTCAAACCTGACACTACCGTTGCGAATATCGGTGAT ACTATCGAATTCGACTTCTACCCGCTAAACCACAGCGTCGTCCGCGCCGAGTATGGCTTCCCTTGTATACCTTACGAGATGATCGGGAACAACAAAAAAGGCTTCTTTTCTGGTTTCAAGCCCGTCAATGCCATCCTCTCCTCACCACCCACCTACCGCATCCGTATCAACGACACAAACCCTGTCTTCTTCTATTGTTCTGCCCCTGGCAGCTGTTTAAACTACGGCATGGTTGGCGCCATCAACCCGAACGCATCAACGAGCGTAACATACCAACATGAGCTAGCGCTAAACAGCACCTATATGCTAAATGCAGGCGAACCTTTTCCTGCCGAAAGTCCCTTACCAAGCAACCTTCCCACCAGCTCAGCGACTGCAAGTCTTTCAGGTTCTACGCCAAGATCCAAGAAAACACTGTCCGCAGGTGCCATAGCCGGGATCGCCATCGGAGCCCTCTCCGTCGTCGTTCTCGCGGCTCTCCTCTTCTTTTTCTGGGGCCGTACCAAGAGTTTGAAAGACGAAGTAAATCGCAAGGCAGGAACCGTGCGTCGCCTTGGTCCGAGCAATAGTTCCACAGCAATGTTAGAGTCAAGCCCAACTGCTGGTGGCCGTGCAGCTCAAGCTGCAATTGGAGGGGGATCGTATCAGCACTACCAACAAGCCACGGCTACCTCACCCCCACCCATGgaacaacagcaacagcacATGTACAGCCACCATGAACTAGGACTTAACGGAACTTATCCACACCAGAACTTCAGCACACCAGCACCATCCTACTTCGCCCCACATAACCCACAACCCCTCAAATACGACATGTACAGTCCCATTGGACATCCAGCATACAGCCCACCTCGTCTTTCCCACAATAATACACTCCCACAAATCCCCATAACCGCCCCTTTTGAACTCCCGCCTACTGGCGACCTCCACCAACATCAACATTACCCTCACAATCGTGAACACATGCACATGTCCCCCGCGCCTACAATCACAACCACAAACAACACACTCGGCTCCTTCTCCCCCCAATCCCACTTCCGCTCTGCATCACCACATTGTCTCGCATCAATGGACCAAGAAGCTAAACGCGGAGCGAACAGTGTTGCTACATCCCCAGTCCAACGACAACACGAAGATGCGATACCGACATATTTCGAATCAGTGTATAGAAGAGCGCTGGTGTTTATGAATGGCAGCAATGGGCCAGTGGAGATGCAGGGGTCCGAG GTATGA
- a CDS encoding protein containing SET domain protein — protein MTDVSAVQAYADHQPAPIALYANPPPPTFAHASPSLDGPIEEEESSTIKCICGYSDDDGNTVLCEKCDTWQHIVCYYESAQHVPDVHECADCLPRPMDAKSASEKQRLRREAHSIGERKGRPKAPAKNPKKRPKDPLGSVQPNGWPTQSNGDLHYAPDRKSGSPRDQLPPNKRPKTSHRPSGSTSVISQAPALAPTSRKRGGSVMLNGHSPVKSPTNPEGPIEDYSSEFMHLYRHPEPPSAESNSYTRIDVANDIAMWLKDPEALAEASGGKKPQDIFSRIDVTIQELETSTAPEIVKQTDIDSAILAHGLHPQWLFIIADTPVPDGGYVGELKGLIGRKADYYSDPCNRWDLLRHPEPFVFFPPHLPIYIDTRREGNILRYARRSCSPNMSMKILIDSSNDYHFCFLATREISPGEELTVGWDIDSEVQKQLARVVTNGAKEGFRRIQPWVSCVLANFGGCACDTSQGGECLLERARRNTIAEPKPRNKKMKKSQVSPMSTGHATNSRAGSETMNRDANDEDQMDARSTSGSHKSSSRDITPATHFSLDGDKLSEREKRKIQHQELLFQKLDHDEHKGKRKRNSAGSTLNTPSVSSSRRLGHPEPSPSARHREHSHGVARKTSGSSTKTNGRAAPRPKPVYVDASTQTAQDNNVTSLPCGQPRQMRPPLSFKRKLLQQAQEDKLQRERMRSTSVKMEIRSPALKDVSSSRPSPLPPSPPLEEPSAMDISTEPVSDTRHKELTPEKEPTPEPTADVEMGDAEVTEPKPSEPSNAEELPDAPAPQTPRESSHLPTQPPAPPWSSAIPSDSSPKSPKSAADPPPKSVDLNVEMPGKLELGTTDNSRAVTPGSTSGATTETTVARSPTTTTIASPFSPAVNNAVKQPPARKKLSLSDYTNRNRRTKLAQTQSTGSSGSVPLAQSQSTSSPTLSAASLPNNNSPPPKTAEAILPPVAEETKPATEVSVAPPTIATTSAS, from the exons ATGACTGACGTCTCGGCGGTTCAGGCGTATGCTGACCATCAGCCGGCTCCCATCGCCCTCTACGCTAACCCTCCACCACCCACCTTCGCCCACGCTTCACCTTCCCTGGATGGCCCTATCGAAGAGGAAGAGTCGTCGACGATAAAGTGCATCTGCGGCTACTCGGACGACGATGGCAACACGGTCTTGTGCGAAAAGTGCGACACGTGGCAGCACATTGTGTGCTACTACGAGTCAGCCCAACACGTTCCCGATGTGCACGAGTGCGCAGACTGTCTCCCACGGCCCATGGACGCGAAGAGCGCTTCTGAAAAACAGCGTCTACGAAGGGAAGCCCACAGCATTGGCGAGCGCAAGGGCAGACCTAAGGCACCCGCAAAGAACCCCAAGAAGCGTCCCAAGGACCCCCTTGGCTCAGTACAACCCAACGGATGGCCCACGCAATCAAACGGCGACCTACACTACGCTCCTGACCGTAAGAGCGGAAGCCCTCGAGACCAGCTGCCGCCGAACAAGCGCCCTAAAACGAGCCATCGCCCATCTGGATCGACAAGCGTCATCAGCCAGGCACCAGCTCTTGCCCCAACCTCACGGAAGCGAGGTGGATCCGTCATGCTCAACGGCCACAGTCCCGTCAAGTCTCCTACAAACCCCGAAGGCCCCATCGAAGACTACTCGTCCGAGTTCATGCACCTCTACCGACACCCCGAACCGCCTTCCGCTGAATCCAATTCCTACACACGAATCGATGTCGCAAACGATATTGCCATGTGGCTAAAGGACCCTGAAGCCCTTGCCGAAGCAAGCGGAGGCAAGAAACCACAGGACATCTTCTCACGCATTGATGTCACGATACAGGAACTCGAAACGTCGACTGCACCAGAGATCGTGAAACAGACAGACATTGACTCGGCTATCTTAGCGCATGGCCTACACCCTCAATGGCTCTTCATCATTGCCGACACACCCGTGCCAGATGGTGGCTACGTTGGAGAGCTCAAAGGCCTCATTGGACGAAAGGCTGACTACTACTCTGATCCATGCAACAGATGGGACCTGCTACGACACCCCGAACCCTTCGTCTTCTTCCCTCCTCATCTACCTATATATATCGACACCCGGCGCGAAGGCAACATCCTCCGATATGCCAGGAGAAGCTGCAGTCCCAACATGTCCATGAAGATTCTGATCGACTCCAGCAACGATTATCACTTTTGCTTTTTAGCCACCCGCGAAATCAGTCCCGGCGAGGAACTCACTGTTGGTTGGGACATTGATTCCGAGGTGCAAAAGCAGCTGGCCAGAGTCGTCACCAACGGTGCAAAGGAGGGCTTCAGGAGGATACAGCCGTGGGTGTCTTGTGTCCTCGCTAACTTCGGGGGCTGTGCTTGCGATACATCTCAAGGCGGCGAGTGCCTCTTGGAGCGTGCACGCCGTAATACCATTGCCGAACCAAAGCCCAGAAAcaagaagatgaagaagtCACAAGTGTCACCCATGAGCACAGGGCATGCGACAAACAGCCGTGCTGGTAGCGAGACGATGAACCGCGACGCCAACGACGAAGACCAAATGGATGCTCGTTCGACGTCCGGCTCACACAAATCAAGCAGTCGCGACATTACACCAGCAACCCACTTCTCTCTCGATGGCGACAAGTTGTCAGAAAGAGAAAAGAGGAAGATCCAGCATCAGGAACTGTTGTTTCAGAAGCTTGACCACGATGAACACAAGGGCAAGCGGAAACGAAACAGCGCTGGTTCAACGCTCAATACGCCGAGCGTCTCGTCTTCG AGACGACTTGGACATCCCGAACCTTCCCCCTCGGCCCGTCATCGCGAACACAGCCATGGTGTTGCACGCAAAACGTCGGGCAGTTCGACCAAGACGAACGGGCGTGCTGCGCCCAGACCGAAACCCGTTTACGTGGACGCATCGACGCAGACGGCCCAAGATAACAACGTTACCTCACTACCTTGTGGTCAGCCGCGTCAAATGAGGCCTCCACTATCATTCAAGCGCAAGCTTCTGCAACAAGCTCAAGAGGACAAATTGCAGCGCGAGCGAATGCGGTCAACATCGGTGAAAATGGAGATTAGGTCGCCTGCTCTAAAGGACGTATCATCGAGCAGGCCTTCTCCATTGCCACCATCCCCACCACTAGAAGAACCTTCCGCAATGGATATTTCCACAGAGCCGGTATCTGATACGAGGCATAAAGAGCTTACGCCTGAAAAAGAGCCCACACCAGAGCCTACAGCTGACGTGGAGATGGGTGATGCTGAGGTCACGGAGCCGAAACCTTCGGAGCCGTCAAACGCCGAAGAGCTACCCGACGCGCCTGCACCGCAAACTCCCCGAGAATCGTCGCATCTACCGACACAACCGCCTGCTCCACCGTGGTCATCGGCAATACCAAGCGACTCCTCGCCCAAATCACCCAAGTCTGCGGCAGATCCTCCGCCCAAGTCTGTAGATCTCAATGTTGAGATGCCTGGGAAGTTGGAATTGGGCACGACCGACAACAGCCGTGCAGTCACCCCCGGATCGACGTCTGGTGCCACTACTGAAACTACTGTTGCACGCTCTCCGACTACAACGACCATTGCCTCGCCCTTCTCACCTGCTGTGAACAATGCCGTCAAGCAACCGCCGGCGCGCAAGAAGCTCAGTCTGAGCGACTACACCAATCGGAACAGGCGGACCAAGTTGGCGCAAACACAATCGACAGGATCATCTGGCTCCGTGCCATTGGCCCAATCCCAATCTACGAGCTCCCCAACATTGTCAGCGGCCAGTCTACCAAACAACAACTCACCACCGCCCAAGACGGCTGAAGCAATCCTACCACCGGTTGCAGAGGAAACAAAGCCGGCAACGGAGGTATCGGTCGCTCCTCCAACAATAGCAACCACATCAGCCTCATGA
- a CDS encoding PAS-3 multi-domain protein: protein MDTTFITIHDLSDDAHILYSSDSIVDILGHTPDEVVNRSVWQFFHPEELPLAREQHSRGVRLDKAAVLSYCRLRNRQGDWVGCECCFSVVYDVLVCCTSIYRHGMQSQKRAVEAPIVRKLFASSPKDPRYHMLSHLSSKFDLGPEEQTHEPRAALFLNRFTRTLTVMYATSGIEQIIGISGEAMKGKSFYYCIAPNCLEDAVRCLESAKGNDSIAYMRFFFRDPRDEGPETTSSEAESEDDIMTDVTGSDDESEGGVGLSRPSTTDGTPSSRQHSNPNHRAGGSEESFATRANSGDSNNRGRNHGAMFGGSAARSDISSVSSPRSEFRDEPIELEAVISCTSDGLVVCLRRARPMLPGTIPMAQPAQQYNGIFAAPWATQPVFHPAPPQMPQYPLGARHPAMVHAGPSLDFQNSFMQSIRDVAVFAWALTGINGSLVDYARGKPVGESQPPEGFPVWNPLPNPASFGKQHSAAPSGYVSGSNSSSSNDPFGFGDPGLR, encoded by the exons ATGGACACCACCTTCATCACCATCCACG ACCTCTCCGACGATGCCCACATCCTGTACTCGTCCGATTCCATTGTCGACATCCTCGGCCATACGCCTGATGAGGTCGTCAACAGGTCCGTGTGGCAGTTCTTCCACCCCGAAGAGCTCCCGCTGGCGAGAGAGCAGCACAGTCGCGGTGTCAGGCTCGACAAGGCCGCCGTCCTGTCCTACTGTCGTCTGAGGAACCGCCAAGGCGACTGGGTTGGCTGCGAATGCTGCTTTTCCGTCGTTTACGATGTGCTCGTATGCTGCACCAGCATCTACCGTCATGGCATGCAGAGCCAAA AGCGCGCGGTTGAAGCTCCCATAGTCCGCAAGCTGTTCGCCTCATCTCCGAAGGACCCGCGCTACCATATGTTGTCGCATCTATCCTCCAAATTTGACCTTGGCCCAGAGGAACAGACCCATGAGCCCCGTGCTGCCCTCTTTCTCAACAGATTCACGCGTACTTTGACTGTCATGTATGCTACCAGCGGCATCGAACAGATCATTGGTATTTCAGGAGAGGCTATGAAGGGAAAGAGCTTCTACTACTGCATTGCCCCAAACTGTCTTGAGGATGCAGTCCGCTGTCTCGAGTCTGCCAAGGGCAACGACTCCATTGCTTACAtgcgcttcttcttccgCGATCCCCGCGACGAAGGGCCTGAGACTACCTCCTCCGAGGCTGAAAGTGAGGACGACATTATGACTGATGTTACAGGCTCCGATGATGAGTCCGAGGGCGGCGTAGGTCTCAGCCGCCCTTCCACCACAGATGGTACACCTAGCTCCAGGCAGCACTCGAACCCAAATCATCGCGCTGGTGGCAGTGAGGAGTCATTTGCAACGCGTGCAAACTCGGGAGACAGCAACAACCGTGGACGTAACCATGGAGCCATGTTCGGTGGGTCGGCGGCCCGCTCAGACATCTCGTCCGTGAGCTCGCCCCGTTCCGAATTCCGGGACGAACCAATTGAACTCGAAGCTGTCATCTCATGCACCTCGGATGGTTTGGTCGTATGTCTGCGTCGCGCTCGCCCAATGCTACCAGGTACCATTCCCATGGCCCAACCTGCGCAGCAATACAACGGCATCTTCGCCGCTCCCTGGGCCACCCAGCCCGTCTTCCACCCCGCCCCGCCGCAGATGCCTCAATACCCACTGGGTGCCCGGCATCCCGCCATGGTGCACGCTGGACCTTCTTTGGACTTCCAAAACAGCTTCATGCAGAGCATTCGCGATGTCGCCGTCTTTGCTTGGGCACTTACTGGCATCAACGGCAGCCTTGTCGATTATGCTCGTGGTAAGCCAGTAGGTGAGAGTCAGCCTCCAGAAGGCTTCCCAGTCTGGAACCCTTTACCGAACCCAGCTTCCTTTGGTAAACAACATTCCGCCGCACCTTCGGGTTACGTTTCCGGGTCCAATAGCTCCTCAAGCAACGACCCCTTTGGATTCGGTGACCCAGGTCTCCGTTGA